caataggcgaaacggttaaccatgagagtcgtacgcttatttcctaagtcaatatgccttaaagaggttgtggtatcagtaggatacctcccgtgatgcccgtaacgagtttaagttgatattaCGCCCCGTGGggacttttcggtcattttaaagacttttaaaagagcttttcgagttctacaggaaatctgagtttcccgaacagcttataaagcttaaaatactttatttattatttaaaatcagtagcaactggaatcgggtcaaaagaccttgtagaactcatgttttggccgaaaagggcatattcggtatttaccgaaccgtagccataaccgcaggttatgagcgaggtaaaaattattaaaaatctttaaaattcccaaaatattaatttaatacagtgggtaaaagttttggtgacgaaatcttggtttagataggtgttatgctaattgcgccgttaattgctaaagtttactttaaatgcgccatttagcataactctcattctagacctcggattgacgtgaaactttatgGACaggcttataatttaataagcaaggttctggtccattcacgtgtccgaaatacttgttttattttcaaaatggcgttacggtcaacttttaggcgattaacggaaatgcgtaaaagactcggataactcatgaaccgatcacagaggtttataccaacatgtgacctggtcctaagagagtcctacgGTATgcctatacctcactaaaacgggtcagaactgaagtcaaagcaaaagtcaaacttttgcgacattcggctccgaaccggttcaatatagcaaatggtcgattcaaacgagcgcaaacaagtttatatacttaatatcatattttatgagtgtcaaaacaggtttcttagtatgtacattacagattatgcataaatcgctaaaatagctttctgttgactttttaagtgcgcgtttgactcgatatttgacatagttagagtggtgatcagggggaacccttttagaggtttattacccacataaataccaactcaaaaccacttttgattcgtcataagactgaaccatttgcaagttattttaatgacaaccgttagttacgacggttgtgtttatgagctataactatgaaAATGcagaccaaaatggttatgaacgacttacagaagtggtaaCTTGCTTAGAGAGCAGTAGAGAATGCTAGAGGGCCTTTGGATTGATCAGATAGAAGAGTTtgaagtgtggtgaacttatgaacCAAAGGtgcttatttatagtgttcataagccctcaagatcatcacaactcagtctacatttgatcatggatcatgggcaggtgtccctaagtgatatgggtcgagtagggggcacccatgctccattaattggttgtttggtcgttcaaaggctccaaaaggcaaaatgttacaactttctgcatctgggcgctttacgcgacccgcatgggagttccatgcgtttataatgcgggtcgcctgatattcaaatatcagacgcgtaaaacaggaggctcgcgacccgcctcaacttatccctaaccttcacgcgggtcgcgagaggttaaaatttcagaaatcttaaatcttttgaaatgattacaaaatcctggtaattaataacgaaatctttcgtaattattaacctgccctttcgggtttgaaggggtaactttgcggtttggccctcggttatttaccgataggggcctcgtgttatttacccgcattattaagtccccggttagtttattaatttattcagaaagccttcactttcattattgacgcttttaacccttctcctacgaattcgatcgtaactttctcgtttcataacgaaacttcgcgaattttatatgttatattttagtgagtgtataatatcgttacaaagccttgggaacgttaaagggtcactcagaggtataattaaacatgttgacacagttaacccctgtagtttgtaatctctcactttctttcgtgtttcgctttcgtacgatctatgatacattcgtttgaaggttcaagcatttatttagggttactatacagtatatttacccttgttgacatttataacccttgaatttacatactttcaaggtttgtcaaaattagtcctttattaaatacaaatgcaacgtgtaatcaaatgacacgtgttaacacattattggacgcaaaaattcgaggtgttacatatacACCCCCTCCAAAATTGTAtgtttgtgtaatgtaatgtaataatTTTAAAATTTGATTGATGATATTTTAAACAAACTCTACTCAATATGTGAATATTGAGGATAAAGAAAATGGAGAGAATGGTTCAAAAACGGGATATATCGTTGCAGCTTATGTATGATACATTCATCATTGCATCTGGGCAGACATACGAGAGGATCTGTATTAAAAATGGTTTGAAAACGGGCataacacctgccattggtgcgTCTGGAACTTAGGGTTTTCAACCAGAGTTGGTGTCACATATTCATAGTGATAAGGTGGAGGGCGACGGTGAAGGATGTGAGGGAAGGTTTAATTGAAGGGATATAGGTTAGGGGGTTGAATGGGGGGGGGGTGATGGTTGTTATAGAGGGGAGGTGGGGTTGTGGGTGGTGGCAGCGATGGGGGTTAGTGGTGGTTGTGGCTATGGTGGCTGTGGGGGGAAGGTTTAATTGAAGAGTTAAGATTGTTAGGGTTGTAGGTTAAGGGTTCAATCGGTGGGCTAATGGTTGTTACGGAGGGGAGGTGCGGTCATGGGAGGTGGCGGTGAAGGGGGTTAGTGGCGGCGGATGtttgtggtggtggttgttggttgTTGAGAGTCGTGGAGGTTGGTGGTTGATTGTGGCGGTTGTTGATGGTGGTGAAGAGATGCAGAGAGAGGTAGGGAGAGCGAGGGGTAAAGAGATAAAGACATAAATACATATACATATTatgggtagggatatggtaaaaagtgtctaaaatgtgagaagggtaagaagtgttttaaaccattggatatttgatctaaaggttgagatcaatagggtataaaatgtaaattgtgttttaattagaaggaccttatgtaaaattaaagggtaatagtgacttttccaacatttcaaatatggtaaccgtttcaaaatcCCCATCAATCTCCTATAAATCAGCGAAATTTATGataactgtttcaaaaccccccatcaatctcctaaaaaatcagcgaatttctcgtactgaaataaattcttcaatttccttcacaacaactttttataacactataaagaacaacatattacatgataaaacactataggaagatataacactatctgtttactgtaagacactatataTAAATAAAACACTGTTGATGGTGGATAAAtcactatgaaaaggaacagtatattacatgataaaacactataggaagatataacactatctgtttactgaaAGACACTATACCGAATAAAACATTATTGAtgaggataaaacactatgaaaaggaacagtatattacatgataaaacactatagaaagatataacactatctgtttactgtaagacactatacagaataaaacactattgatggggataaaacactatgaaaaggagatTAAAGATACCTGTAgataatataacactattgactgAGGAATATAACACTACAACAAGAACTTACCGTAAATAATTAAATCTATAGAacaaatcgaattcgaatcacatccctaatatatcgcctgatatttttggcagttatctttgAAAATCAATTAACTGATAAGAAATgacaattactaatatacccttttgaattaattaagataaggtacacttgtcattcccaaattatttctcacacttctcacaaaagttgaactttttacaggatcctctactaGGTAGGTAgagtagaggatcctgtaaaaagtgctcaaagtgtaagtagtgtgagaagtgtattataacactatatataatactatataacaccatataaacaccgtataacaatatgtaacaccatataataccatataacactatgtaacactatatatcattatataacaaatataacactaaaggttgtctgatagcatgtctatgatagatgtatagtgttatatttgttatataatgatatatagtgttacatagtgttatattgtattatatggtgttacatattgttatacggtgtttatatggtgttatatagtattatatatagtgttataatacacttctcacactttagatCTTTTTTACCCTATCCTTACCCTATAAATATactatattaatttttttatcttATTTGTTAAAAGAATTACTAACCGACCGATGTATGCTATGATTCAACTAACAAAATGAACTATGTTAGGGGTAAAGGACAAACCGTGTAcgattttgaaacataaagtacaaaactcatcaactttaaaaacaaatGACAACCAATTTGCCATAtacataaaagacaaaacttgcaattcactcttaaaAATACGAACCATTTAAAAAGAGTAAAcgttatagatttttttttttattctcaTGATAATCTGGTGTTGTGTAACGATCCTCACCCTTAGTACCGTTTAATATTACTTTGATGTTGATCTTCTGTTTAATTATAATTTCCCATAAATCCCACTTTTATAACTAATTGttgtaattatataaatataCGTGTGTTACAACACTTCCCTTTTTAAAAAGATTAATTTCCCCGAAACTAAAAAGTTTAGTTTCCCCGAAAGCGCACATACAATTCAAAATATCACAAATCATTTCATGGCGGTACATCTCCTaaatcatcaaaaaaaaaaaaagttttgtttcCCATATGAACTTCATTTAAGGAGTGTGAACTTGAGATTGCAAATGTCCAATGCCAACGATCAATTCTTGCACTCAAACATAGGTATGATCCAAGTAGGTTAAATGAGTTTCGGTTGGCTTGGGTGGTGTTAGCCCCATGAAGAAATCCTAAAAGAAGTTCATGAGATTCAGCTTGAATAAGTAAGTTGTGAAAGGATGGTGTGGCTTGGAGGCATGGATAGCGGTTAAAGAAGTATCAAAGGAGGCACCAATGCCACATAAAAACCAATGGACCTTATCAGTTTCTTCAACCGATTGACCCACCGCTCTGAGTTGGTCACAAATGTGTTTAAAGTTAAAACTTCTTACCAAAATCAATGACGGAGGAAGTTGCCTTCACGGTCTGGCGAAGTTGGACCTTAGGTCTTTGAACGCGTTCAGTAGAGGTGTTATTGTATGCGGACTTGAGAGCGAGCCACATGGACCGCGAGTCCAATGACTTATGGAATTGCTAAAAAAGATTGAAATtgcaaatttttttttgaataactATCTCTAGCTAACGACGAGGCCCACTTAGTGTTTTGTAACCTCGTCTTGGGCTCCTTTCTTGACTGGGCTCCCGAACAGGCCCAATAAGAGGGCTTTTGTCTCTTCCGAAAGTAAACCATCAGAATTAGCGGGAAAAGGGACATCTTGTCTCTCTCTGATGAACATTAATTACCGGAAAGGTAATAAGAGCTTATCGCCGGAAAAAGTACGATAGGGCAGCTGGCCTCATTTAATGAACGAAGCATCATACCGTTGGGGAccagacacgtgtctgagtctCCCAAGGGGCCAAAGAAGCCGTTGGATGATACCGAGAGTGCTTTCCAAGGAGATAAGCTAACTTCGCTATATAAGAAGGGTGCAACATTGTTTAAGGTAAGCATTGAATACTCATTCTCATTGAATACACACACAGATCATTTACTCCAAACATTCTATTGGACCACATTTAAGGCTCCGAGCCTAGAATTCACACCAACGAGGATATTCCGGCGATCTTGTACTCGTCGGAATAAGCTCTTCATTTTTCCGACAcggtcgcttattctcacgcctaAGCCTGATCACGGATTCCCCCTCCGGGGTTCTCCGTGGCAAGGCTAACGGTGCCTTTTTTACACGAAGACGACATTAATCCATTGCAACGTTGACGAGCTTACTTGGTAACTACCAACtgaataaacaaataaacaaaataactaTTTTCTGGTTGAAAATAATCttataatatattataaaaaaataattacaacAGTATATACTCCAAAAGATTGCGCTCAAAGAGTCATAGCGTCAGTGTTCCATGAGTCCCGACACGCTGTGTGATCGGACCACTGAAATTCCCACATATCATCATCATCGGTGTAAGCCTTAAACTTCTTCCAATCATGAAGAACCTTCATCAGATCGGTGACTTTCGCTTTAATGCTCCGACAACAATTCGCATGAACAGTTGAAACCTCCATAACATCTCTACTATTTTGACAAAATCCACTGAAAAACATGGTGTCTAAAAACCTAACTCGAAGGCCTAACCTTGTAAAAGCGCCATTTCGCATTAAATCATATAAAACATCTTGTTCTTTCTTCCCTGCTGACTTATCTTTCTCTGCGTACCATTCGTCGTACAATGCAATGGTATTATTGTTTGATCTGATCATGTAGAAACCTGTGTTGATCGGATTGTTATCCGACCATTGATCACCGTTGAAGCGATCCACGCTTATTTGAAGGTCCAAGCTTTTGTCTATTGTTAGCTGTGGAAATGGATTCCTTAGCCACAATATATCCATATCCTGCAAATCAGAACACATTGCTAGAATATCagttttatgaaaaaaaaaaagttagttgATTACATCCAATTCAACATATTTTTCAACTTTTTTCTAATCATTACTTCTTACTGCTAAATGTAACATGTTATGTGAAGTGGTAAATACAAAAAGGGAACATATCATTTAATAATGGTAACCGGACTTCCATTCCACTTCTTtttcctgcataccaaacgctATCTAAAATTCACACAACTTTtaatattgtttattgttatggAGTATTTTTTTTTCTGTAAAAGGTTAAAATAAATCGACCTAAACGGAACATGAAATTTGTAataattttatgattattttttgttattatttttatcTAAAGTAACATGTTAGTGTGAGAAAAGGACTTGCAAGTTCTACAAGTGCTTTATTTGGATCATTTAATTTAACCATTTATAAAAAGTTTCGTAACAATAAACAGTATTAAAACTTGAATGACATTTCTGGTAAGAATAAAGGTTGAATGAGTTAAATAAAACAATATTAAAATTTGTTAACCATTTCATTATTTTAACGCCTAATAAAAGTATTATTGTATAtcaataattttttttgaaaggctATTGTATATCAATAAATGGCACGATAATACAAGTATTTAAGTATGTTGGATGCAATGAAAAAGACAATGAACAAAgtttaaaacaataaaaaaagtgAAATATGTAATATTTTGATCAAAGAGAAGGTTTAGTTGACGAGTTTACCGTGAAAATAAAGTTGTAACCACGTTTAAGAACATCTCCAAGAAAAAGTGTTCTTCGCCACATCATGTTTATAAAATCCTCCGACATGAACAGCTTCTCACCTCCGTCGAACTCGACACCCTCGGTTTGCAGCTTGTAGCAGTGTAGTTTTAGAAAGAGGCATCTTTCGTACGCGGTTTGATCAACTGCAACGATCAAAAGGTGTTCCTTAAGCGGGCGAGTGTCTTCTCCTAGCCAAAAGGCATCTAGGAATATGTCAAGCATGGGTTTATCGCCTTCGGTGTAGGCTTTATTAGCAACGGTTATGATCACAGTATTGGTTTCGGTTGAAGCTCCTGCCAATGCCTCCTCTAACTCATCCCTACAATGAGTCTTTTTCTGAGTGTTGGGCTGCCAAATGTTGACATGAACACTCACTTTAGTTGCTAACAATCATAAGAAATACTTAAAATAATGTATAGGGTTTAGTAGGCTTAGCAGCGCGGAATCAAAACTTTATAGTTGGGGTCATCATAAGGTTCTCTTTTGTCCTTTTCACGTTTAAAGGTCCAACTTATctcatatattattttttaaaaatccctcatattttgtatataaaaatcaaacaaattcTGTAATCAGGTTAGCAGACCGTGTTACACCCGTGGGATGTTCCGCCCCTAAGCTTGAGGATAGATTAGGGGAGCTCACCATAGATGACGGTGATGGTGTTGGTGACAACGACAATGAGGGTGCTTCTGACGGTAATAGTAATGGCTTGTAACGGTAAAATTTATGGGTTATGTTTGTTATGGACACGGATCCATCCTCATTTGATCCAAGATAAATGATAAAAAGAGTAAAAATGGAGAAAATCCAGAGGCCAAGAAGAACTCGAGCCTTCGGGTGTTGATCCCCCGGCATTTCTTGTTGTCTTGCCTTCATGATGACGCAAATGATGCTTTCCGGCTGATTTTCTTGTGGATTTGGCCGGAGGGATGGATCTTTATGTTATATTAGATTTGTAGAGTATGATCATGATGATGAAAAGAACCAAAAGGCTTGAAAAAAATGAAGAAACTTGATTGATAAAGaaaagaaatgaaaaagaaaagggGAAATACAAGCCATTCAAAATAAAACTAACGTAACTAATTTAGTGGGATGCAATGAATTAAGCTCAATGGACAAGTGACTTGTGTTTAGTGGGCTCGGCTCGATAATAAACTGAGCTGGCTCGGCTTGGATTTGAAATCGAGCTGAAAATCAAAGCTCGGGATTGGCTTGTGGCTCGACTCGACTTGGTTTTgctcgattttaaaaataaaaattagtaCATAGCTCTAAAAATTAAGtagtataaaatattatttaatactTCAAAAGAACATATACAAAATAACTTCAACCTAATACATCATAAGCCAAAATCAAGATTAAGCAACACAAAATAAGCATGGTAATCAAACTTCGACGGaatacaatattagttcattagcATGGTAATCAACCTTCAAATAAGTGATAGATATCAAATTACAAACCTAAATACATGTTAATAATAATTAGTTTTTTGTAATATAgtataatgtatataaaaataaaatatattaagtaaAATGATCCAagctaagccgagccgagctaacaagcgagccaaaccgagccaatcCGGCTCAttatgagccgagccgagctagactCACTTTCTAACcaagccgagccggctcggctcactttcaaaccgagcTATATCAAACGAGCCTTTTTCAAGCTAAATCCGAGCGCGCACCGAGCCACAAGCTTTCTGAACCACCCTAATATGATATGAGGACATCTTTGATTCTTTTCAGTTTAACATTTGAAAACCAAGAATCATGTAAAAACATTTAAACCCTTCATTTGTACATTAAATACACAATGGTACTTGTATACATTTTAATGTCAACATGTGttatttatttatcatttattatttttaaacgaCACATGtgttatttattcatttattatttttaaccGCACATGCGTTATTTTACTAGTCCTCGCTAGCCACCACTCCGAGCCTCGTTGGTCACGGCTGGTTCTCTCCAGGCCATCACTCCGTGGGCTACCACTCCGAGTTCTGGCTCGGATACCAATGTTACATACCAAACAAGAGAACTCAATCCAAAAGACTAGTCTAATGGGTGAGAGAGCTCATTTGGTAGATAAAGATAAACCCCACATCGGTTGCTCATACAAACGATGTGGAACAAGTCTCATACCTTTGCAATGGTTTCAATT
Above is a window of Helianthus annuus cultivar XRQ/B chromosome 14, HanXRQr2.0-SUNRISE, whole genome shotgun sequence DNA encoding:
- the LOC110905008 gene encoding uncharacterized protein At1g28695, with protein sequence MKARQQEMPGDQHPKARVLLGLWIFSIFTLFIIYLGSNEDGSVSITNITHKFYRYKPLLLPSEAPSLSLSPTPSPSSMPNTQKKTHCRDELEEALAGASTETNTVIITVANKAYTEGDKPMLDIFLDAFWLGEDTRPLKEHLLIVAVDQTAYERCLFLKLHCYKLQTEGVEFDGGEKLFMSEDFINMMWRRTLFLGDVLKRGYNFIFTDMDILWLRNPFPQLTIDKSLDLQISVDRFNGDQWSDNNPINTGFYMIRSNNNTIALYDEWYAEKDKSAGKKEQDVLYDLMRNGAFTRLGLRVRFLDTMFFSGFCQNSRDVMEVSTVHANCCRSIKAKVTDLMKVLHDWKKFKAYTDDDDMWEFQWSDHTACRDSWNTDAMTL